The DNA region AGCGTCGTTCCTTCAGCAAGGAGGCATCTTGATCTGCAGATTTTTAGGGAAAAGATGCTTTGCCTCCGTCCTTCTCCATCCATCCTTCATTCGTCTCTTTTTCATGTTGTCATTAGCTCGCGTTCCAGCCATTAAAATCCAGTTTCCACGTAGCGACCAACCCACAGCCTCAAACTCAGTCTGGGTCCAGATGTCGAGCAGTAACCAGGGAAGTGATCTAGTGAATCTAGTCTGTCGTCTTGTTATCATGACGAAAAGTGGCACGTCGAAGGAGTCTCTCACAtacatgtgtatatatttacatatacatatatccatatacatattacatatgtatacatatacacatatatatataaatatatatatatatatactcttaaattttctctctctctcttgaaaAACAGTTCACCCAGTTCATTGTGAGCGTAAGGTACAATCACTCTTTCTTTTCAGAGGGAGCGGGAGTCGAGCTGCTCTCCTCTGTTGGTTTCGTGGCCTCGGGGGCCGGGGGCAGCTGCCTCCTTGGCCTCCTCCTTGGGGGCCTCCTCTTtagccaccccctcctctgctTTTGGAGCCTCGGCCGCAGCGGCAgcctcctccttcacctcctccttcttctcctctgtgGGAGCAGCAGCTCCATTCTCAGCGGGCTTCTCCTCAGCGGGGGCAGCTGCCGCCGCTTCCTCCTTGACAGCCTCGCTCTTCTTGCTCTTCTTCAGATTCAGCTTGAAGTTGAAGGACTTCTTCAGGGagaacttcttcttcttcttcttgggGGTCTCCTTAGTCGCAGCCTCGCCTTCAGGTTTGGCTGCCTCTCCATCCGCAGCAGGCGCCGGCTCGATGGCGTCTCCCCCTGCGCCAGCTTCGGGTTCCTTGGCTGCCTCGGCTGAGCCGTTGGTGGCGGCAGCATCCCCGTCAGGCTTTGTGGAGACATCACCATTGGTTTTCACGTGTCCATtctcctgaaaaaaaaggttgatacAATTTGAGTCATCTGTTTCTAAAGCTGACATAGAAAATCATGATAATTTCAAATAACTCAATGTACATGCATGAACAACAAAGGGGAGCTATTTTAGCtgctgattgattgatttcttttcagAGCATCGTCGTGCTCATCAATTAACCACCGTGTGGCCTGGCTCAGAGGCGACGCCTTGCAGTACTCTAATCAGGCGATAGGCGGCGGTAGCTCCTCACAGAGCGGCTGAGGTACCAGACAGACATCGGCTCAACAAAGACATGACTGGAGCTCATCGATGGAAGACTGGAAACACTTCcaattgacatttttaattattatttaacagtaaaagaaatcctgaaatgaaaatgacttaattaatacaaacaatacacataaaaattctatttttttggtcacttgaCACTTGCAATTAATGTTTTACATCAATTTAcattcacaataataatataatattctaAACTATCACTGTATGACTAAGTGTGACTCATCTCACttatatggatttttttggaaAGTCCCAGTTAATAAACTAGGTGTCCAGACGATAGTCAGCTCGTGCTTTTAACAGGGAGGAGTAGTGCCTACGTGCGCTCGCgctgccccccctccccctttaATGCCTGGTAATATCAAACACACTGTGCGGATTTTGTGTCACAAATAAACATCACTACACATGCTTCAACTTAACTTGTCAGCCGAGacgcacaacaacaacatactagctatttttttcttgtgtttttttagggttGCTGTGTGAGCAACCCCTCAGACTGCGATGCTCACAGCCCCACCTGACTTgcccaaaatgtcctcacagtcAAGTGTTATCAATGTAGCGTCGAGTAAATGTGCTCAactaatgtttttgtgtaaGAAATTCAACTTTTATCTATTTCTACTTCTCCATTCCGTTGAAAAGGAGCGTAAAAACGGTGAGAGTGGGCTAATTACCTGTCCGTTGGTTTTGACAGCTGCACCGTCAGCGGCGGCAGCGTTTGCCTCCGCGGCCACATCTCCTTTGGATGACTGGGATCCCATTGTCTTCGGTGAGTTTTCTATGTCTTctaaagcaaattaaaaagaaaaactaaaaaagagtgGCTTTAAGTTAATCCAACCCCAGGACGAGTTAAGTATCCGGCGGTGAAACGAcgaaaagtgtgttttttcttcagacGGCAGCTGTACTTCCCACTCGGTGGCTCCGGTGCTCGGACTTGTCACCCCGGTAGAGAGAGACCCTATAAACTCAACACTGGTTGAACGCAACGCTTCAACATACAGCAGGTTCGAGGCCCCACCCGTGGGCGGGACCTTCCGAGATCTAGCCAATCAGCTCACAGTCTGAGGGCAATTCTAGTCAACTCTGGCCAATCACCCCTGACTCCCTAATTGTCCCCGCCCCTCCGGAGGACCCCCAGCATAGAAATCAATTTAACTCAGCCGAGTTCCCTTTTACAGGCTTCAATGTGAAAAACAACACCTCCACAGCTTCAAGATAAAAGATGAACATTATTACCATGaaatctctttttctccttttatcaGTGTatctgttattgtgtgtgtgtgtgtgtgtgtgtgtgtcagggttcctgcagcttcagACAAAGTTTATAAACTTAAATGACAACAGTTTTCTTACAGATGCCGTTCACAAGCcctttgaccctttaaaaaactaagcaaattggtttgatttcttctgaaaacatggggaaaataaagaaaattactaACTTGGCAAAACaaaagtcccacaaattgcaagaattttttatttatttattcttttaaaaagaggagaggattattattattattattatttttttaaaaaacacacttttttaatgtcggcattttttcaaggtaattttcttttctttcttttttttaaaggtatttttctCATAACTTTTCTACTGGGTATTTGCTAAAtattgggccatgtcttgtcaagttgctgGTTGCCTTTCTCCTATgtattcaataaaaaacaaggtttCCAGAGGCTAAaactttttagtatttttttaatgcctttcaGAATTAAGTTTaggaaacattttgaaaaaaaaatattaagggattttttttgtccaaatgtttcGTGTA from Plectropomus leopardus isolate mb chromosome 18, YSFRI_Pleo_2.0, whole genome shotgun sequence includes:
- the marcksl1b gene encoding LOW QUALITY PROTEIN: MARCKS-related protein 1-B (The sequence of the model RefSeq protein was modified relative to this genomic sequence to represent the inferred CDS: inserted 2 bases in 1 codon), translating into MGSQSSKGDVAAEANAAAADGAAVKTNGQENGHVKTNGDVSTKPDGDAAATNGSAEAAKEPEAGAGGDAIEPAPAADGEAAKPEGEAATKETPKKKKKKFSLKKSFNFKLNLKKSKKSEAVKEEAAAAAPAEEKPAENGAAAPTEEKKEEVKEEAAAAAEAPKAEEGVAKEEAPKEEAKEAAAXPAPEATKPTEESSSTPAPSEKKE